In Flagellatimonas centrodinii, a single window of DNA contains:
- a CDS encoding acyl-CoA-binding protein translates to MSDLQAAFAQAQADVKTLTKRPANEDMLFLYAHFKQAAEGDVSGSRPGMLDMVGRAKYDAWAKLKGTAADTARQAYIDKVGALLKSHR, encoded by the coding sequence ATGAGCGACCTTCAGGCCGCCTTCGCCCAGGCGCAGGCTGACGTCAAGACCCTGACCAAGCGACCCGCCAACGAAGACATGCTGTTCCTCTACGCGCATTTCAAGCAGGCAGCCGAAGGGGATGTCAGTGGCAGCCGACCGGGGATGCTCGACATGGTCGGGCGTGCCAAATACGACGCCTGGGCCAAGCTCAAGGGTACGGCCGCCGATACGGCCCGTCAGGCCTATATCGACAAGGTGGGAGCGCTGCTGAAGAGCCATCGCTAG
- a CDS encoding dihydrofolate reductase: MNTPDITRPICLIAALGRNRVIGRDGALPWQLPDDLRRFKQLTLGQPVVMGRRTWESLGRPLPGRENRVLTRNPGYTAPGAAVFDTLDNALLPPSEGKLWVIGGGDLYSQALPRAQSLYLTEVDAAPDGDAWFPNWDETVWTCVSRTHHPADDRHAVAFDFAEYQRR; encoded by the coding sequence GCGCAATCGTGTGATTGGCCGAGACGGCGCGCTTCCGTGGCAACTGCCAGATGATCTGCGGCGGTTCAAGCAGCTCACGCTGGGGCAGCCGGTGGTGATGGGGCGGCGCACCTGGGAATCGCTGGGGCGACCGCTGCCGGGGCGCGAAAATCGGGTGTTGACGCGCAACCCAGGCTATACCGCGCCCGGAGCGGCTGTGTTCGATACCCTCGACAACGCGCTGCTGCCGCCAAGCGAGGGCAAATTGTGGGTGATCGGCGGCGGCGACCTGTATTCGCAGGCATTGCCGCGTGCCCAGAGCCTGTATCTCACCGAGGTGGATGCGGCGCCCGACGGCGACGCCTGGTTCCCCAACTGGGACGAGACGGTGTGGACCTGCGTGTCGCGTACCCATCATCCGGCTGACGACCGACATGCGGTCGCCTTCGATTTCGCCGAGTACCAGCGCAGATGA
- a CDS encoding NAD(P)/FAD-dependent oxidoreductase, with protein MVSSDPLAVAVIGAGMAGLGCARRLQQAGVMVRVFDKGRHPGGRVASRDTAAGSCDHGAQFFTGRTDAFVNLMRSSGAAAAPWALPTKPEPCWVGAPSMRDFARSLAHGLEVHNGLTLTGLQRRDDGWQLRLRDHNDVTSTASGFAAVLLTVPAPQLASLLPAAATLDGSDVRYAPSWTVMLAPDGPPPPVPAGQRLEDGGPLGWVADEQSKPQRAGHPRYIVQASAAWSAAHIESTADAVMAQIGTAMRQMWAVPFRALSAHRWRYALATHCADGPQWDDHLRLGCAGDGFAAARVESAWGSGVALADIALVHLGRAGAGG; from the coding sequence ATGGTCTCCTCTGATCCACTCGCGGTGGCCGTGATCGGTGCCGGCATGGCGGGCCTTGGCTGTGCCCGACGTCTGCAGCAGGCGGGCGTGATGGTTCGGGTGTTCGACAAGGGTCGACATCCCGGAGGCCGCGTCGCCAGTCGCGATACCGCTGCGGGCAGTTGTGACCATGGCGCCCAGTTCTTTACCGGGCGAACCGACGCGTTCGTCAATCTGATGCGGTCGAGTGGCGCTGCAGCTGCACCCTGGGCGCTGCCGACGAAACCTGAGCCGTGCTGGGTCGGTGCACCAAGCATGCGCGACTTCGCGCGGTCGCTGGCGCACGGGCTCGAGGTTCACAATGGCCTGACGCTGACCGGACTGCAACGCAGGGATGACGGGTGGCAGTTGCGCCTTCGCGATCACAACGATGTCACGTCCACCGCTTCTGGCTTCGCGGCCGTGTTGCTGACGGTGCCGGCACCGCAGCTGGCGTCCCTGTTGCCGGCCGCTGCGACGCTGGATGGCAGCGATGTCCGCTACGCCCCCAGTTGGACGGTGATGCTGGCGCCCGACGGGCCGCCGCCACCGGTTCCCGCGGGACAGCGCCTGGAAGATGGCGGGCCTCTCGGCTGGGTGGCGGACGAACAGTCCAAGCCGCAGCGAGCGGGACATCCGCGGTACATCGTTCAGGCATCGGCGGCCTGGTCGGCGGCGCACATCGAGTCCACGGCCGACGCCGTCATGGCGCAGATCGGCACAGCGATGAGGCAAATGTGGGCGGTGCCGTTCCGGGCGCTGTCCGCGCATCGCTGGCGGTACGCCCTTGCCACACACTGTGCGGACGGGCCGCAGTGGGATGACCATCTACGACTCGGATGCGCCGGCGATGGCTTCGCAGCGGCGCGAGTGGAGTCGGCCTGGGGCAGCGGTGTTGCGCTGGCCGACATCGCCCTAGTGCATCTGGGCAGGGCCGGCGCCGGTGGCTGA
- the csrA gene encoding carbon storage regulator CsrA: MLILTRRVGETVIIGGGITITVLDIKGGQVRLGVMAPKEVPVHRGELVERERERAAAAAANKPEE; encoded by the coding sequence ATGCTGATCCTGACGCGGAGAGTGGGTGAGACCGTCATCATCGGTGGCGGTATCACGATCACCGTCCTCGACATCAAGGGTGGACAGGTCCGGTTGGGTGTGATGGCACCGAAGGAAGTGCCGGTGCATCGCGGTGAACTGGTGGAACGCGAGCGTGAACGCGCGGCCGCGGCCGCGGCCAACAAGCCCGAAGAATAA
- a CDS encoding acyl-CoA dehydrogenase family protein, with protein sequence MIPRTVFSSDHEDFRQTSRRFIEEEIMPHHERWEAQQHVDRAIWNRAGELGMLNMSMPEEYGGSGDRLFSVVQMEELARAGATGIGWPLHSEIVAHYINNFGSKEQKAHWLPKMASGETVTAIAMTEPGTGSDLQGVKTRAVADGDDYVINGSKIFITNGYLCDLAVVVVKTGDTGEGAKDISLILVEADREGFSKGKPLKKVGMHAQDTCELFFENVRVPKANLLGREGMGFVMLMQELAWERLIIAITSIAGAEAVLEKTIEYTRSRKVFGKPVASFQNTRFKLAELKTELAIGRTFVDRCLEQVTKKKLGVDDAAMAKYWTSDLMCKVIDECVQLHGGYGYMMEYPVAKAWIDARAQRIYGGTNEIMKELIARTL encoded by the coding sequence ATGATCCCCCGCACCGTTTTCTCCTCTGATCACGAGGATTTTCGCCAGACCAGCCGTCGCTTCATCGAAGAAGAGATCATGCCGCATCACGAGCGCTGGGAAGCCCAGCAGCATGTGGATCGGGCGATCTGGAACCGCGCCGGTGAGCTCGGCATGTTGAACATGTCGATGCCCGAGGAGTACGGCGGATCGGGCGACCGCCTTTTCAGCGTGGTGCAGATGGAGGAGCTGGCCCGCGCCGGCGCCACCGGAATCGGCTGGCCGCTGCACAGTGAGATCGTCGCCCATTACATCAACAATTTCGGCAGCAAGGAGCAGAAGGCGCATTGGCTGCCGAAGATGGCCTCCGGCGAGACGGTCACCGCGATCGCCATGACCGAGCCCGGAACCGGGTCGGACCTGCAGGGCGTCAAGACCCGTGCGGTTGCAGACGGCGACGACTATGTCATCAATGGATCGAAGATTTTCATCACCAACGGCTATCTCTGCGATCTCGCGGTGGTGGTGGTGAAGACCGGTGACACCGGCGAGGGTGCCAAGGATATTTCCTTGATCCTTGTTGAGGCGGACCGCGAAGGTTTCAGCAAGGGCAAGCCGCTGAAGAAGGTCGGCATGCATGCGCAGGACACCTGCGAACTGTTCTTCGAGAACGTGCGCGTGCCCAAGGCCAACCTGCTTGGCCGCGAGGGCATGGGCTTCGTCATGTTGATGCAGGAGCTTGCCTGGGAACGGTTGATCATCGCCATCACGTCCATCGCCGGTGCCGAAGCGGTGCTGGAAAAGACCATCGAGTACACCCGCAGCCGCAAGGTTTTCGGCAAGCCGGTGGCCAGCTTCCAGAACACCCGGTTCAAATTGGCCGAGCTGAAGACCGAATTGGCGATCGGACGGACCTTTGTCGACCGTTGCCTTGAACAGGTCACCAAGAAAAAGCTTGGGGTCGATGACGCCGCAATGGCGAAGTACTGGACCTCGGATCTGATGTGCAAGGTGATCGACGAGTGCGTTCAGTTGCACGGTGGCTATGGCTACATGATGGAGTATCCGGTCGCCAAGGCATGGATCGATGCCCGTGCCCAGCGCATCTATGGCGGCACCAATGAGATCATGAAGGAACTGATCGCCCGCACCCTCTAG
- a CDS encoding zinc-dependent alcohol dehydrogenase family protein → MKTRAAVLRQMGLPAPYADSRPLQVETVDLAPPAEGELLIRVQAAGLCHSDLSVINGSRPRVMPMVLGHEAAGVVEACGPGVTDFAPGDAVVFSFVPVCGHCDPCASGRAALCEPGARANVAGSLLGGTTPFTDCGDGATLHHHLGVSGFAERTVVSQRSAVKIDPSLPPEIAALFGCAVMTGVGSVVNTARVAPGQSVAVFGMGGVGLAALLGAVASGAYPVVAVDVRADKLALARELGATHTILAAAEIDVPAAIKAAVPGGVEVAVETVGHEQVLLQAYQATRRGGTTVTVGLPHPSRNFVISAVSLVAEERTVKGSYMGSCVPSRDVPRFVALYRAGRLPVDRLLTHTLTLDQINEGFDRLARGEAVRQVVLFTAELTRKVI, encoded by the coding sequence ATGAAAACCCGCGCCGCCGTACTGCGCCAGATGGGCCTGCCGGCTCCGTACGCCGATTCCCGTCCACTGCAGGTCGAGACCGTGGATCTGGCCCCCCCGGCTGAGGGAGAGTTGCTGATTCGCGTGCAAGCCGCCGGCCTGTGTCATTCCGATCTGTCGGTGATCAACGGATCGCGCCCCCGGGTGATGCCGATGGTGCTCGGGCATGAGGCAGCGGGCGTGGTCGAGGCCTGCGGCCCAGGCGTGACCGACTTTGCGCCGGGGGACGCGGTGGTGTTTTCCTTTGTCCCGGTCTGTGGCCATTGCGACCCCTGCGCCAGCGGTCGTGCCGCATTGTGTGAACCGGGCGCGCGCGCCAACGTCGCAGGCAGCCTTCTGGGCGGGACCACACCCTTCACCGATTGCGGTGATGGTGCGACACTGCATCATCATCTGGGCGTATCGGGGTTCGCCGAACGGACGGTGGTGTCCCAGCGCTCGGCGGTGAAGATCGACCCCAGCCTGCCGCCGGAGATTGCAGCGCTGTTCGGTTGTGCGGTGATGACCGGCGTCGGCAGTGTGGTCAATACCGCCCGGGTCGCGCCCGGACAGAGTGTTGCGGTATTCGGTATGGGCGGTGTCGGGTTGGCAGCCCTGTTGGGCGCCGTGGCCAGCGGCGCGTATCCGGTGGTGGCGGTCGACGTGCGCGCCGACAAGTTGGCGCTGGCCCGCGAGTTGGGTGCCACCCACACCATTCTCGCAGCGGCCGAGATCGACGTGCCGGCGGCCATCAAGGCGGCCGTGCCCGGCGGAGTCGAGGTTGCCGTGGAGACGGTGGGCCATGAGCAGGTACTGCTGCAGGCCTATCAGGCCACGCGTCGGGGCGGGACCACCGTGACCGTCGGCTTGCCGCATCCCTCCCGCAATTTCGTCATATCGGCGGTGAGTCTGGTGGCCGAGGAGCGGACGGTGAAGGGCTCTTACATGGGGTCCTGCGTACCCTCTCGCGATGTTCCTCGGTTCGTTGCGCTGTATCGGGCCGGCCGGCTGCCGGTCGATCGGCTGCTGACCCATACCCTGACGCTGGACCAGATCAACGAAGGCTTTGACCGGTTGGCACGCGGTGAGGCGGTACGCCAAGTGGTCCTGTTCACGGCGGAATTAACCAGAAAGGTAATATAA
- a CDS encoding CaiB/BaiF CoA transferase family protein — MSANPLLKGIRVLDLSRLLPGPFCSLYLAQMGAEVIKIEEPGTGDYCRSLSPEMFTLVNRGKKSVVLDLRQPEDAEAFRRLADDADVVLESFRPGVMAKLGCDYATLRARNPRLVYAALTGYGQTGPYASRPGHDMNYRGYAGDLHQNAPLGGAPVQGNFQVADLAGGALTCAVGILAAVIGARSSGEGTFVDVGMMDGTLALQVAALSAQRTVGQVPAPSADALSGAMPNYSVYETADGRYLAVGSLEFKFFKRLLELADATELLKLPLVPGPKGQPLRDALTTLFRGRTQAQWEQLLAHEDTCVSGILTLDEALDNEQVRARGLVRSVAGKPAIGLPIQFSHAEPVEGDSPALGAHTAEVLSRG, encoded by the coding sequence ATGTCTGCCAACCCGTTGCTGAAGGGCATTCGTGTCCTCGATTTGTCGCGCCTGCTGCCGGGCCCGTTCTGCTCGCTGTATCTCGCCCAGATGGGCGCCGAGGTGATCAAGATCGAGGAGCCCGGCACCGGGGACTATTGCCGCAGCTTGTCGCCCGAGATGTTCACCCTCGTCAATCGGGGCAAGAAATCGGTGGTGCTGGACCTGCGCCAGCCGGAGGATGCCGAGGCCTTCCGTCGGCTGGCCGACGATGCCGATGTCGTGCTGGAATCCTTTCGGCCCGGTGTCATGGCCAAGTTGGGCTGTGACTACGCCACCTTGCGGGCGCGGAATCCGCGTCTGGTCTATGCCGCGCTGACGGGCTACGGGCAGACCGGCCCGTATGCCAGTCGGCCCGGGCATGACATGAACTATCGCGGCTATGCGGGCGACCTGCATCAGAACGCGCCGCTGGGTGGCGCGCCGGTGCAGGGTAACTTCCAGGTGGCAGACCTTGCCGGTGGTGCACTGACCTGTGCCGTGGGTATTCTCGCCGCGGTGATCGGCGCGCGCAGTAGCGGCGAAGGCACCTTCGTTGATGTCGGCATGATGGATGGCACCCTGGCGCTGCAGGTGGCCGCCTTGAGCGCGCAGCGCACGGTGGGGCAGGTGCCGGCGCCCAGTGCCGATGCGCTGTCCGGCGCGATGCCGAACTACAGCGTTTACGAGACCGCGGACGGCCGGTATCTCGCGGTGGGCTCGCTGGAGTTCAAGTTCTTCAAGCGCCTGCTGGAACTTGCCGACGCCACCGAGCTGTTGAAGTTGCCGTTGGTCCCCGGTCCGAAAGGGCAGCCGCTGCGCGACGCGCTGACGACGTTGTTCAGGGGGCGCACGCAAGCGCAGTGGGAGCAGTTGCTGGCCCATGAGGATACCTGTGTGTCCGGCATCCTGACCCTGGATGAGGCGCTCGACAACGAACAGGTGCGTGCACGTGGGCTGGTGCGCAGCGTCGCGGGCAAGCCGGCCATCGGCTTGCCGATCCAGTTCAGTCATGCGGAACCCGTCGAAGGCGACAGCCCGGCGCTCGGGGCGCACACCGCCGAGGTGTTGTCCCGCGGTTGA
- a CDS encoding ABC1 kinase family protein: MSRLPGRRETPWAAIGEDWFNTLGEMKGAAMKLGQLASQYADLLPPELAAPLARLQREAVPRAFAEIDAVLRQQWSAQAWAQIDWLDPTAMAAASIGQVHRARLVDGREVVVKVRYPGVAEAVDEDVDALGRLLRMGRLLQIDRAALDGLLAEVRVRFREETDYAQELRHLENLRARAAHPAVRYPEPVPELCGEAVLVTRYCPADALAEAVRYPQPVRDRLGTVLLEWSLSQVFQAGVIHADPHPGNFGFSMDGTITVYDFGCVKPLASRLPPQLLKGLSAALDGDVAALHAVLFVLDALPVDAHDPQVRQQIGTTLAPAYRAMLEVTVDRLVSAPQFDFADTELIDEARRVVRQHLRLWRLFRPVPPLAFAARAVSGHYWMLRALGARVPVAGLLRHWSDTP; the protein is encoded by the coding sequence TTGAGCCGTCTGCCCGGACGTCGCGAGACGCCGTGGGCCGCGATCGGCGAGGACTGGTTCAACACCCTGGGCGAGATGAAAGGTGCGGCGATGAAGCTGGGACAGCTGGCGTCGCAGTACGCCGATCTGCTGCCCCCTGAGCTGGCAGCGCCCCTGGCGCGCCTGCAGCGCGAGGCGGTTCCTCGTGCCTTCGCTGAGATCGATGCGGTATTACGCCAGCAATGGTCGGCGCAGGCCTGGGCCCAAATCGACTGGCTGGACCCGACCGCGATGGCGGCAGCCTCGATCGGGCAAGTGCATCGCGCGCGGCTGGTGGATGGTCGGGAGGTCGTGGTGAAGGTCCGTTACCCGGGCGTCGCCGAGGCGGTCGACGAAGATGTTGATGCACTCGGGCGTCTGTTGCGCATGGGCCGGCTGTTGCAGATTGACCGGGCGGCGCTGGACGGGCTACTGGCCGAGGTGCGGGTCCGCTTCCGCGAGGAAACCGATTACGCGCAGGAACTGCGGCATCTGGAGAACCTCCGCGCACGCGCTGCGCATCCCGCTGTCCGCTATCCCGAGCCGGTACCCGAATTGTGCGGCGAGGCCGTCCTGGTAACCCGCTATTGTCCCGCAGATGCGCTCGCGGAGGCGGTGAGGTATCCGCAGCCGGTACGCGATCGATTGGGCACCGTGCTGCTCGAATGGTCGTTGTCGCAGGTTTTCCAGGCCGGCGTGATCCACGCCGATCCGCATCCCGGCAATTTCGGCTTCTCGATGGACGGGACGATAACGGTCTACGATTTCGGCTGCGTCAAACCGCTGGCGTCGCGGCTGCCGCCGCAGCTCTTGAAGGGGCTGTCGGCGGCGCTGGATGGCGATGTCGCCGCCCTCCACGCGGTACTCTTCGTGCTCGATGCGTTGCCGGTCGATGCCCACGATCCGCAGGTGCGGCAGCAGATCGGCACGACCTTGGCGCCCGCATATCGCGCCATGCTCGAGGTGACGGTCGATCGCCTGGTGTCGGCACCGCAATTCGACTTTGCTGACACGGAGCTCATCGACGAGGCGCGACGCGTGGTTCGCCAACACTTGCGTCTCTGGCGGTTGTTCCGGCCGGTACCGCCACTGGCCTTCGCGGCCCGCGCCGTCAGCGGCCATTACTGGATGCTGCGCGCGCTCGGCGCCCGAGTGCCGGTGGCAGGCTTGTTGCGCCATTGGTCGGATACACCCTGA
- a CDS encoding acyl-CoA thioesterase, which translates to MQNALTARADYPRFESLDTRWKDNDVYGHVNNVEYYSYFDTVINRYLITEGGLDIHAGAVIGLCVDSHCRYHAPLAFPDRIEAGLRVAHLGRTSVRYQIALFREGAAEPAAEGGFVHVFVDRATRRPQPPPAPLRAALEALYRPTQEPSS; encoded by the coding sequence ATGCAGAACGCGCTGACGGCGCGGGCGGACTACCCGCGTTTCGAGTCGCTTGACACCCGTTGGAAAGACAATGACGTGTATGGGCATGTCAACAATGTCGAGTACTACAGCTATTTCGATACGGTCATCAATCGCTACCTGATCACCGAGGGCGGTCTCGACATTCATGCCGGTGCGGTGATCGGTCTTTGCGTTGATTCACACTGCCGTTATCACGCACCGCTGGCGTTTCCCGACCGTATCGAAGCCGGGCTTCGGGTTGCTCATCTGGGTCGTACCAGCGTCCGGTACCAGATCGCGCTGTTTCGCGAGGGGGCCGCCGAGCCCGCGGCAGAGGGGGGCTTTGTTCATGTTTTTGTCGACCGCGCCACGCGGCGACCGCAGCCACCACCGGCGCCGCTGCGTGCCGCGCTTGAAGCACTGTATCGCCCCACCCAGGAGCCCTCATCGTGA
- a CDS encoding POTRA domain-containing protein — protein MNVRAALLLVVLPTILQAAEPEVVDIRFEGNTTTREGVLRRELVWVEGTAPDAEALEDDRQALLDLGLFREVDVSTDDLPEGRVLTYRVREKYYLLPLPRISANVDGRYSYGAQVRWSNVLGLNHRMVLYGQRENAETEGVGEEVQYALDYVAPALTGRYETLAFGVSHLKRPVEDATGMATYEERIDTLGINWSRQLTQGRSNQGWSVGVGPSWRRQVTAGATAPPSDGEAVAVGGQLGYRNLRFKVYSDEGLRLGIGVDTAVEGLAADYDFVRWRSDVAWFRPLGDTPHQSLQLFAEVGGYHGGPASIDAFALGGGGQLRAFERDFIEGDAYYRLAAEWLRPLHWPWLRTLVVLEAGNVFEDVSDVSLSRVYTSLGLGVRLRITQFVNLEVELGWAFPIGQSGSGAAFGGRP, from the coding sequence ATGAACGTTCGCGCGGCACTGCTGCTGGTCGTGTTGCCGACCATCTTGCAGGCTGCCGAGCCCGAGGTTGTCGACATCCGTTTCGAGGGCAACACCACGACGCGTGAGGGGGTGCTGCGGCGCGAACTGGTCTGGGTCGAGGGCACAGCGCCCGATGCCGAGGCATTGGAAGATGACCGCCAGGCGCTTTTGGACCTCGGGCTGTTCCGTGAAGTGGATGTCAGTACCGATGACCTGCCCGAAGGGCGGGTGCTCACGTACCGGGTGCGGGAGAAGTACTACCTGCTGCCCTTGCCGCGAATCTCGGCGAATGTTGACGGGCGGTACAGCTATGGGGCCCAGGTTCGATGGAGCAACGTTCTGGGGCTCAACCATCGCATGGTGCTCTACGGTCAGCGCGAGAACGCCGAAACCGAGGGGGTGGGCGAAGAAGTGCAGTACGCCCTCGACTATGTGGCGCCGGCGTTGACCGGGCGCTACGAGACGCTTGCCTTCGGGGTCAGCCATTTGAAACGGCCTGTGGAGGATGCCACCGGCATGGCGACCTACGAGGAGCGTATCGACACCCTCGGTATCAACTGGTCGCGGCAGCTGACCCAGGGACGGTCGAATCAGGGCTGGTCGGTGGGGGTGGGGCCGAGCTGGCGGCGGCAGGTGACCGCGGGCGCAACCGCGCCGCCCTCCGATGGCGAGGCCGTCGCGGTGGGCGGGCAACTGGGCTATCGCAATCTGCGCTTCAAGGTTTACAGCGACGAGGGCCTGCGTCTGGGGATCGGCGTGGATACCGCCGTGGAGGGTCTGGCGGCGGACTATGACTTCGTTCGCTGGAGGAGCGATGTCGCCTGGTTCCGGCCGCTGGGGGACACCCCGCACCAGAGTCTGCAGCTGTTTGCCGAAGTCGGTGGTTATCACGGGGGGCCGGCCAGTATCGATGCCTTCGCGCTCGGCGGCGGCGGCCAGCTGCGCGCGTTCGAACGGGATTTCATTGAGGGCGATGCCTACTATCGGTTGGCGGCGGAGTGGTTGCGTCCGTTGCATTGGCCCTGGCTGCGGACCCTGGTGGTGCTGGAGGCGGGCAACGTGTTTGAAGATGTCTCCGACGTCAGCCTGTCTCGGGTGTACACCAGTCTCGGTCTCGGTGTGCGCTTGCGCATCACGCAGTTCGTCAATCTCGAGGTGGAACTGGGGTGGGCATTCCCGATCGGTCAGAGCGGGTCGGGTGCCGCCTTCGGCGGCCGGCCCTGA